In one window of Haemophilus parainfluenzae DNA:
- the rsxD gene encoding electron transport complex subunit RsxD, which translates to MFKKMESSPHTHSGKLTARIMLWVIAAMLPALLAQIYYFGMGVLVQSALAISFALLLEFIVTKLRNKPNLVYISDFSVVLTALILAMAIPPYAPYWVILIGTLSAVILGKHVYGGLGQNPFNPAMVGYVVLLISFPLQMTSWMPPISLLNEPPTFADSLSLIFTGLTTDGFSLSQLVHSIDGITQATPLDSAKIFYNLHQGDESVFHDFVKLPILLQNGTDFAEGWWQVNLAFMLGGIALILKKKIHWQIPVSMLVTFATLATITAMSGHHHLSMISQLFSGAMMFGAFFIATDPVTASITPRGKLVFGTLVGLLVYLIRYFGNYPDGVAFAVLLSNICVPLIDYYTRPRVAGHFAKGRK; encoded by the coding sequence ATGTTTAAGAAAATGGAGAGTTCGCCTCATACCCATTCAGGCAAATTAACCGCCCGTATTATGTTATGGGTGATTGCAGCCATGCTGCCTGCTCTGCTCGCGCAGATTTATTATTTTGGAATGGGTGTTTTGGTGCAATCCGCCTTGGCTATTTCTTTCGCATTATTACTTGAGTTTATTGTGACTAAATTGCGCAATAAGCCAAACCTAGTCTATATTTCAGATTTTAGTGTGGTGCTTACTGCCTTAATTTTAGCGATGGCGATTCCGCCTTATGCACCTTATTGGGTGATTTTAATTGGTACGCTTTCTGCTGTTATTCTAGGTAAACATGTTTATGGTGGTTTAGGACAAAACCCGTTTAATCCGGCTATGGTGGGTTATGTGGTGCTATTGATTTCTTTCCCTCTACAAATGACAAGTTGGATGCCACCGATTTCATTATTAAATGAACCCCCAACATTTGCGGATTCTCTTTCTTTAATTTTCACAGGTTTAACCACTGACGGTTTTAGCTTAAGCCAACTTGTCCATTCCATTGATGGAATTACACAAGCGACGCCATTAGACAGTGCTAAAATCTTCTATAACTTACATCAAGGCGATGAAAGCGTATTCCATGATTTTGTAAAATTACCAATTTTATTACAAAACGGCACTGACTTTGCTGAAGGTTGGTGGCAAGTTAATCTTGCCTTTATGCTTGGTGGGATTGCATTAATCTTAAAGAAAAAAATTCACTGGCAAATTCCCGTTTCAATGCTCGTGACCTTTGCGACCTTAGCAACAATCACTGCGATGTCAGGTCATCATCATTTAAGTATGATAAGCCAGCTCTTTAGCGGTGCCATGATGTTTGGCGCGTTCTTTATTGCTACTGACCCTGTCACAGCCTCTATTACGCCTCGTGGTAAGCTTGTATTTGGTACTTTGGTTGGATTATTGGTTTACCTCATTCGTTACTTTGGAAACTATCCTGACGGCGTGGCATTTGCGGTTTTATTAAGTAATATTTGTGTGCCACTTATCGACTACTACACCCGTCCTCGCGTAGCGGGACACTTTGCAAAAGGGAGAAAATAA
- a CDS encoding electron transport complex subunit E, translated as MTDLTEKTTALDEQSAVENSEEITQTPSVWKEIFIQGVWKNNSTLVQLLGLCPLLAVSSTATNALGLGLATMLVLTCTNTVVSLFRKQIPHDIRIPIYVMIIATTVTVVQLLMNAYTYTLYQALGIFIPLIVTNCIVIGRAEAFASKNSVAHAAWDGFSMGLGMALSITVLGALREILGQGTLFEGIENLFGQGAKFLTLHIYQTDSSFLLFILPPGAFIGLGILLAIKNRIDMKK; from the coding sequence ATGACTGATTTAACCGAAAAAACGACCGCACTTGATGAGCAAAGTGCAGTTGAAAATTCAGAAGAAATAACGCAAACGCCTTCTGTTTGGAAAGAAATCTTTATTCAGGGCGTATGGAAAAACAACTCAACCCTTGTGCAATTATTGGGGCTCTGTCCGCTCTTGGCCGTATCGAGTACGGCGACAAATGCCTTAGGCTTAGGCTTGGCAACTATGTTAGTTTTAACCTGTACAAACACGGTTGTTTCGCTCTTTCGTAAGCAAATTCCTCATGATATTCGCATTCCAATTTATGTGATGATTATTGCCACCACCGTAACCGTGGTGCAATTATTGATGAATGCTTATACCTATACGCTTTATCAAGCCCTCGGGATTTTTATTCCTTTAATCGTGACCAATTGTATTGTGATTGGTCGTGCAGAAGCCTTTGCCTCTAAAAATAGCGTTGCACATGCTGCCTGGGATGGTTTTTCAATGGGATTAGGCATGGCATTAAGTATCACCGTATTAGGTGCGTTACGTGAAATCTTAGGTCAAGGTACCCTTTTTGAAGGCATTGAAAACTTATTTGGCCAAGGTGCGAAATTCCTTACATTACATATTTACCAAACGGATAGTAGCTTTTTACTCTTTATTCTTCCGCCAGGTGCATTTATTGGATTAGGCATCCTATTGGCGATTAAAAACCGAATTGATATGAAAAAATGA
- the rsxG gene encoding electron transport complex subunit RsxG, which yields MGIFKVTSRFGLLLGFIALVCTAVSAGIYMLTKDKIDEAMAEHQKALLLQVIPQDYFNNNLLESVETPEQDKLKGIQKLYFAIKDHVLTAYAYETTAPDGYSGNIRLLVGITPNAEVLGVRVIEHHETPGLGDKIELRISDWILSFTNQVIVPESLKDWAVKKDGGKFDQFSGATITPRAIVNQVKRSALVMLENETLLNEMAKKYAQ from the coding sequence ATGGGTATTTTTAAAGTCACCTCCCGTTTTGGTTTGTTATTAGGGTTTATTGCGCTTGTATGTACCGCTGTTTCTGCAGGCATTTATATGCTGACAAAAGATAAAATTGATGAAGCCATGGCTGAACACCAAAAAGCGTTATTACTCCAAGTCATCCCTCAGGATTATTTTAATAATAACTTGCTTGAAAGCGTAGAAACACCTGAGCAAGATAAACTCAAAGGCATTCAAAAACTCTATTTTGCTATTAAAGATCATGTACTAACAGCCTATGCTTATGAAACGACAGCACCAGATGGTTATTCAGGGAATATCCGTTTATTAGTGGGGATTACACCAAACGCTGAAGTTTTAGGTGTGCGTGTGATTGAACACCATGAAACTCCAGGATTAGGCGATAAAATCGAACTCCGTATTTCCGATTGGATTTTGAGTTTTACGAACCAAGTTATTGTACCGGAAAGCCTAAAAGATTGGGCGGTCAAAAAAGATGGCGGTAAATTCGACCAATTTTCTGGCGCAACGATTACGCCACGCGCGATTGTGAATCAAGTAAAACGATCTGCTCTCGTGATGCTTGAAAATGAGACATTACTCAACGAGATGGCAAAAAAATACGCGCAATAG
- the rsxA gene encoding electron transport complex subunit RsxA, with the protein MTHYILLVISTALINNFVLVKFLGLCPFMGVSKKIETAIGMGLATTFVLTVASLCSYLVDNYILMPLNATFLRTLVFILVIAVVVQFTEMVINKTSPSLYRLLGIFLPLITTNCAVLGVALLNVNLAHNLTESVIYGFGASLGFGLVLVLFAALRERLVAADVPITFRGSSIALITAGLMSLAFMGFAGLVK; encoded by the coding sequence ATGACACATTATATTCTACTCGTTATCAGCACCGCATTAATCAATAACTTTGTTTTGGTCAAATTCTTAGGACTTTGTCCATTTATGGGCGTATCCAAAAAGATTGAAACGGCGATTGGTATGGGGCTTGCTACCACATTCGTATTAACTGTAGCATCACTGTGTTCTTATTTAGTCGATAATTATATTTTAATGCCACTAAACGCCACATTCTTGCGCACATTAGTCTTCATTTTAGTGATTGCCGTTGTGGTTCAATTTACCGAAATGGTGATCAATAAAACGAGCCCATCTCTTTATCGCTTATTAGGGATTTTCTTACCCCTGATTACCACAAACTGTGCAGTACTTGGTGTGGCATTATTAAATGTTAATTTAGCACATAATTTAACAGAATCTGTCATTTATGGTTTTGGTGCGTCTTTAGGTTTCGGTTTGGTTTTAGTTTTATTTGCAGCCTTACGTGAACGTTTAGTTGCTGCAGATGTACCCATTACGTTTCGTGGCTCGTCTATTGCGTTAATTACGGCCGGTTTAATGTCTCTCGCCTTTATGGGCTTCGCCGGATTAGTAAAATGA
- the rsxC gene encoding electron transport complex subunit RsxC, with protein sequence MTDVLTRFKSGKIWDFKGGIHPPEMKSQSNQSPIQQSELAHDFYVPIKQHAGTAGNVLVKEGDYVLKGQPLTQGDGLRTLPVHAPTSGTIKFIGKHVAPHPSGLTEDMIHIQADGLDKWREQFPLEEFFTLPVEQLIDRIYLAGVAGLGGAVFPTAAKIQSAEKKVKLLIINGAECEPYITCDDRLMRDYTDEMIEGIRILRYILRPEKVVIALEDNKPEAIQAIQKSLHGANDIELRVIPTKYPSGAAKQLIYLLTGMEVPSGGRSYDIGVLMHNVGTAFAIKRAVINDEPLIERVVTLTGDKISEKGNYWVRLGTPVDHLLAQVGYQYDERFPVFAGGPMMGLQLSDLNAPVTKLINCLLAPDHFEYGEPEPEQSCIRCSACSDACPVNLMPQQLYWYARSEDHQKSEEYSLKDCIECGVCAYVCPSHIPLIQYFRQEKAKIWEIKEKAKKAEEAKIRFEAKQARMEREEQERKARSQRAAEARREELAKQKGEDPVKAALERLKAKQAGSTTNKETKTIVSEKGEILPDNHELMEQRKARRLAKQQAQADTGTVTNATTSQTDEKEAKKAAVAAALARAKAKKAAAQGETIATNETESVVVKTDENPTVLDPKKAAVAAAIARAKAKKAAANNETVTTHATESMVEKTDENPTPLDPKKAAVAAAIARAKTKKAVANNETVTTHATESAVEKTNENPTALDPKKAAVAAAIARAKAKKAAAQGETVTTHATESAIEKTDENPTALDPKKAAIAAAIARAKAKKAAAQSEALTTHATESAVEKTNENPTALDPKKAAIAAAIARAKAKKAAAEAAKETE encoded by the coding sequence ATGACTGACGTATTGACGAGATTTAAATCCGGTAAGATTTGGGATTTTAAAGGCGGTATTCATCCACCTGAAATGAAATCTCAATCAAACCAATCCCCAATTCAGCAATCAGAACTTGCTCATGATTTTTATGTGCCGATTAAACAACATGCTGGCACTGCAGGAAATGTATTAGTTAAAGAAGGTGATTATGTCTTAAAAGGCCAACCTTTAACACAAGGTGATGGCTTAAGAACCTTGCCTGTTCATGCACCGACTTCTGGTACTATAAAATTTATCGGAAAACATGTTGCACCTCATCCTTCTGGTTTAACCGAGGACATGATTCATATTCAAGCAGATGGTTTGGATAAATGGCGTGAGCAATTTCCACTTGAAGAATTCTTCACATTACCTGTCGAACAGCTCATTGATCGTATTTATCTAGCAGGCGTTGCTGGCTTAGGTGGTGCGGTATTCCCAACTGCCGCCAAAATCCAATCGGCTGAAAAGAAAGTTAAACTCTTAATTATTAACGGCGCAGAATGCGAACCTTATATTACCTGTGATGACCGCTTAATGCGCGATTATACCGATGAAATGATCGAAGGGATTCGCATCTTACGTTATATCCTACGCCCTGAAAAAGTGGTGATTGCACTTGAAGACAATAAACCTGAAGCGATTCAAGCTATTCAAAAATCACTGCATGGTGCAAATGATATTGAATTGCGCGTTATTCCGACTAAATATCCATCCGGTGCAGCCAAACAGCTGATTTATTTACTTACTGGCATGGAAGTACCAAGTGGCGGACGTTCTTACGATATTGGCGTATTAATGCATAATGTCGGCACGGCTTTTGCGATAAAAAGAGCGGTTATTAATGACGAACCGTTAATTGAGCGTGTCGTCACGCTGACTGGTGATAAAATTTCCGAGAAAGGCAATTACTGGGTTCGCTTAGGTACACCGGTTGACCACTTATTGGCACAAGTTGGCTATCAATATGACGAACGCTTCCCTGTTTTTGCAGGCGGACCAATGATGGGATTGCAACTTTCTGATCTCAATGCGCCTGTCACTAAATTAATTAACTGTCTATTGGCACCTGATCATTTTGAATATGGTGAACCCGAACCGGAGCAATCTTGTATCCGCTGCTCTGCTTGTTCTGACGCTTGCCCTGTTAATTTAATGCCACAGCAACTTTATTGGTATGCTCGCAGTGAAGATCATCAAAAATCTGAAGAATACAGCTTAAAAGATTGTATTGAATGTGGTGTGTGTGCTTATGTTTGCCCAAGCCATATTCCGCTTATTCAATATTTCCGACAAGAAAAAGCCAAAATTTGGGAAATTAAAGAAAAAGCGAAAAAAGCTGAAGAAGCCAAAATTCGTTTTGAAGCCAAACAAGCTCGTATGGAGCGTGAAGAACAAGAGCGTAAAGCACGTTCACAACGTGCGGCAGAAGCTCGCCGTGAAGAGCTTGCAAAACAAAAAGGTGAAGATCCTGTTAAAGCTGCATTAGAACGCTTGAAAGCAAAACAAGCGGGTTCAACAACAAATAAAGAAACAAAAACTATCGTATCTGAGAAAGGCGAAATCTTACCTGATAACCATGAGCTCATGGAACAACGTAAAGCCCGTCGCCTAGCTAAACAACAAGCACAAGCAGATACAGGCACTGTGACAAATGCAACAACGTCACAAACTGACGAAAAAGAGGCGAAGAAAGCAGCTGTTGCAGCTGCTCTCGCAAGAGCAAAAGCGAAAAAAGCAGCCGCTCAAGGTGAAACTATTGCGACAAATGAAACTGAAAGTGTGGTAGTAAAAACAGATGAAAACCCAACCGTACTTGATCCGAAAAAAGCCGCAGTAGCTGCAGCCATTGCGAGAGCTAAAGCCAAGAAAGCTGCCGCTAATAATGAAACTGTTACAACACATGCAACTGAAAGCATGGTCGAAAAAACAGATGAAAACCCAACCCCACTTGATCCGAAAAAAGCCGCAGTAGCTGCTGCAATTGCAAGAGCCAAAACTAAGAAAGCTGTCGCTAATAATGAAACTGTTACAACACATGCAACTGAAAGTGCGGTAGAAAAAACAAATGAAAACCCAACCGCACTTGATCCGAAAAAAGCCGCAGTAGCTGCAGCCATTGCAAGAGCTAAGGCGAAGAAAGCCGCCGCTCAAGGTGAAACAGTTACAACACATGCAACTGAAAGTGCGATCGAAAAAACGGATGAAAACCCAACTGCACTTGATCCGAAAAAAGCCGCTATCGCAGCAGCCATAGCAAGAGCTAAAGCCAAGAAAGCTGCCGCTCAAAGTGAAGCACTTACAACACATGCAACTGAAAGTGCGGTAGAAAAAACAAATGAAAACCCAACCGCACTTGATCCGAAAAAAGCCGCTATCGCAGCAGCCATAGCAAGAGCTAAAGCAAAAAAAGCGGCTGCTGAAGCAGCCAAAGAAACAGAATAA
- the rsxB gene encoding electron transport complex subunit RsxB, whose translation MFILISVTVLALIFGAILGVASIKLKVEADPIVEKIDAILPQSQCGQCGYPGCKPYAEAIANGDVITKCVPGGRPTVVKIAEIMGVDVPAMDDVAEPEEMVAFIDENMCIGCTKCIQACPVDAIIGTNKAMHTIIADLCTGCELCVAPCPTDCISMIKVKKDIDNWNWNFDPKLVIPVVNTTEVEKKLVVGESESHD comes from the coding sequence ATGTTTATCTTAATTTCAGTAACTGTTCTCGCTTTAATTTTTGGTGCGATTTTAGGCGTTGCTTCGATTAAATTAAAAGTCGAAGCTGATCCTATCGTTGAAAAAATTGATGCCATCTTACCGCAAAGCCAATGTGGGCAATGCGGCTATCCTGGTTGCAAGCCTTATGCCGAAGCGATTGCCAATGGTGACGTTATCACAAAATGTGTGCCTGGTGGTCGTCCAACGGTGGTAAAAATTGCCGAAATCATGGGTGTTGATGTACCTGCAATGGATGATGTAGCTGAACCTGAAGAAATGGTTGCCTTCATTGATGAAAATATGTGTATCGGCTGTACCAAATGTATTCAAGCCTGTCCTGTTGATGCCATTATTGGCACGAATAAAGCGATGCACACCATTATTGCCGATCTCTGTACAGGCTGTGAACTTTGTGTAGCTCCTTGCCCGACAGATTGTATTTCCATGATTAAAGTGAAAAAAGATATTGATAATTGGAACTGGAACTTTGATCCTAAATTAGTCATTCCAGTTGTAAATACCACAGAAGTCGAGAAAAAATTAGTGGTTGGGGAGTCGGAATCACATGACTGA
- the nth gene encoding endonuclease III — protein MNQAKRIEILTRLREQNPHPTTELEYNSPFELLIAVILSAQATDKGVNKATAKLFPVANTPQAILDLGLEGLKEYIKTIGLYNSKAENIIKTCRDLVEKHNGEVPESREALEALAGVGRKTANVVLNTAFGHPTIAVDTHIFRVCNRTNFAPGKDVVKVEEKLLKVVPKEFKVDVHHWLILHGRYTCTARKPRCGACIIEDLCEYKEKTEY, from the coding sequence ATGAACCAAGCTAAACGAATTGAAATTCTCACTCGACTTCGGGAGCAAAACCCGCATCCCACCACGGAATTAGAGTATAATTCGCCTTTCGAATTACTCATTGCCGTGATCTTATCGGCCCAAGCAACCGATAAAGGTGTCAATAAAGCGACGGCAAAATTATTCCCTGTGGCAAATACACCACAAGCTATTTTAGATCTTGGCTTAGAGGGTTTAAAAGAATACATTAAAACCATCGGGCTTTATAACAGCAAAGCAGAAAATATCATTAAAACCTGCCGTGATTTAGTTGAGAAACACAACGGTGAAGTACCTGAAAGCCGTGAAGCCTTAGAAGCCCTTGCGGGTGTTGGCAGAAAAACGGCGAATGTCGTGTTAAATACCGCTTTCGGTCACCCAACTATTGCAGTGGACACCCATATTTTTCGCGTATGCAACCGCACGAATTTTGCCCCAGGCAAAGATGTGGTAAAAGTAGAAGAAAAACTGCTCAAAGTTGTACCTAAAGAATTTAAAGTGGATGTGCATCACTGGCTTATTTTGCATGGGCGTTATACTTGTACTGCGCGCAAACCTCGTTGCGGTGCTTGCATTATTGAAGATCTCTGCGAATACAAAGAAAAAACAGAATATTAA
- a CDS encoding sodium-dependent transporter: protein MTTNNQSRQTWSSRLTYVLTVAGATVGFGATWRFPYLVGDNGGGAYVLLFCIAMIVIGIPMILVENVIGRRLRVNSIDAFGDKILDKGKNISKYWKILGYMGLLGAFGIMAYYMVLGGWVMSYIISLINNTLDISAPITKEVAKDFYDLHISNSPWEIMLYTFLFVAVNYIILAKGIIGGIERSVKYLMPLLFIFLIGMVIRNLTLPGAMEGVTFYLKPDFSKITPKLFIFVLGQVFFALSLGFGVLITLSSYLNKEENLIHTAVITGFTNTIIAVLCGFMIFPSLFTFGIEPNAGPTLVFQSLPIVFSHLWAGKFFAIVFFGLLLIAALTTSITIYEVIITALQEKLRMRRGKAIFVTLMGIFLLGNVPSILGDNLWKDFTIFGKSIFDAFDFVSGNILFMLTALGCAIFVGFVLQDDAKKELSPTPNSLFTTIWFNYVKFVVPVIILVIFISNLI, encoded by the coding sequence ATGACAACAAACAATCAATCTCGCCAAACGTGGTCTAGCCGACTAACTTATGTGCTCACCGTTGCGGGAGCGACAGTTGGCTTTGGGGCAACATGGCGCTTTCCTTATTTAGTGGGTGATAATGGCGGTGGTGCCTACGTACTCCTCTTTTGTATCGCGATGATTGTGATTGGTATCCCGATGATTTTAGTAGAAAACGTCATCGGTCGCCGTTTGCGTGTGAATTCCATTGATGCCTTTGGCGACAAAATCCTAGATAAAGGTAAAAACATCTCCAAATATTGGAAAATTCTCGGCTACATGGGGCTTCTCGGTGCATTTGGTATCATGGCCTATTACATGGTATTAGGTGGTTGGGTGATGTCTTATATCATCAGCCTGATTAATAATACCCTTGATATTAGCGCCCCAATTACAAAAGAAGTGGCCAAAGATTTCTACGATTTACACATCAGCAACAGCCCATGGGAAATCATGCTTTATACCTTCCTGTTTGTGGCGGTGAATTACATTATTTTGGCAAAAGGTATCATCGGCGGGATTGAACGTTCTGTAAAATACTTAATGCCATTACTATTCATCTTCCTAATTGGTATGGTGATTCGTAACCTCACCTTACCTGGCGCAATGGAAGGTGTGACTTTCTACTTAAAACCTGATTTCAGTAAAATTACACCTAAATTATTCATCTTCGTATTAGGTCAGGTATTCTTCGCATTAAGTCTTGGTTTTGGTGTATTGATTACTCTCTCCAGCTATTTAAACAAGGAAGAGAACCTTATTCACACAGCCGTTATTACAGGCTTCACTAACACCATCATTGCTGTGTTATGTGGTTTTATGATCTTCCCATCATTATTCACATTCGGCATTGAACCTAACGCTGGCCCAACCTTGGTTTTCCAAAGTTTACCAATTGTATTCTCACACTTATGGGCGGGTAAATTCTTTGCTATCGTGTTCTTCGGTTTATTGCTTATTGCCGCATTAACCACATCAATTACGATTTACGAAGTCATCATCACCGCATTACAAGAAAAACTCAGAATGCGCCGTGGTAAAGCGATTTTTGTTACCTTAATGGGGATTTTCTTATTAGGTAACGTGCCATCTATTCTAGGTGATAACCTTTGGAAAGATTTCACTATCTTCGGTAAAAGCATTTTCGATGCCTTCGATTTCGTCAGCGGAAATATTCTCTTTATGCTGACCGCACTTGGCTGTGCCATTTTCGTTGGTTTCGTGTTACAAGACGATGCAAAAAAAGAGCTATCACCAACACCCAATTCGCTCTTCACCACAATTTGGTTTAACTATGTCAAATTTGTGGTTCCTGTTATTATCTTGGTCATTTTTATTAGTAATTTGATATAG